Part of the Natrialbaceae archaeon AArc-T1-2 genome, TGGCAGGGCTACTCGAAGCGAATCATGGACATCCTGTTGCCCGAGGCCGCGGGTGACAAGAACGAGTACCTGGGACAGCTGCTGCTCGAGTTCGTCCCGATGCGACTGAAAGAGCTCGTGCGTGAACCGTCGTCGGCGAAGGCGAAACAGCTCGTGACGATTTTCCTCTTTACGGCGGCCGTCGGGTTCGGGTATCTGTACGGGTTGCTTGAGGTCGATCGGTCCGAACTCGTCGACAGTCGAGACGCTGTGGCTGGTGACTGACGGCCCTCTTCTGGCTTCAGCGCCTCACCGTACCCGCTCGAGCCTCGAGTCGTGGCACGCGTTTTCTGGTCTCAGTACGTTCGAACGCGAAGCTCCGGTACGCGGTCGAAATCGGAATCGCCGGTGACGAGTTCCTGCCCGTGCTCGATCGCGGTCGCGGCGATCAGACAATCGTTGAACCCGAGTTCCGAACCCGACTCGATCAACTCGGCCTGGATCCGCCCTGCCCGACGCGCAACCGAGCGGTCGACCTCGAGCCACAGCAACGACTCGAGCAACTCCTCGGTTCGGCGAAACTCCCGTGCCGATCCGAGGTTCGCACCGATCCAGAGCTCGGCCGCCGCTACTGGGGTGACGCCGTGTCGTTCGCCCTCTCGATCGAGTTCTTCCATCGTCTCTCGAGCGGCCGCCGCTCCGTCGAGGACGTCGATCAGGAACGACGTGTCCAGACAGGCCATCAGTCGTACAGCCGCTCGAGGCGGTCGTCAGTTCGCTCCCGACTCGTTTCGATCGCCGCTCGAGCACGGTCGGCCGTCTTCTCGTCCCACGCGCCCCAGAACTCCGCGAGTTGGCGTCGTCCGAGCAAGCGGTCGATCGCCTCGCCGAAGCTCTCGTCGGCCCGTCGTTCCTCCCGGAGTTTCTCGTAGACGTCCTCCGGGATCGAGATGTTCTTGCTCCCCATATTCGACTGTGTGTGCTGTGTGTGCAAAAATTCGTCGGCGGTTGCGGTCACGTCTCGAGTCGGGGAACGACCTCGAGGTCTTCGCGGTGCGTTCCCGCCAGGTACTCCTCGTCGTAGCCCAGCCCGCGACGACGGTGAGAAAGCGAGAGAGCGCCCCGAAGGCGAGTCGGTCGTTACTGAGGAGGTCTCGCTCGGGACGTTTGATTCCGCTGGGTCTCGGTGAAATGTCGGGCGTGCCGTTATGTTCCGGAGTAGCTGAAGCTACCGGTGGATACGATTTGCAGGGTTCCGAACAGGAGTCACGCAGATGCACCCTGTCGTTCACCGTCTTTCGTCGGGGGAAATTGAATCGAGACGTCAATCGTATCGACGTCGCCGCGGAGAATCGGCTTCTTGCTCCGACCACTGATTTCGAACTCGACGACGCCTAACGACTCGAGTTCTTCGAGATTCCGGTGGACTTCGCGGTAGTCCCGACCAACGACCGAGGCAGCGTCTCGAATACTCTCGGGTTCGTGCTCGGCGATCGCCTCGACGAGCTCGAGGTTCGACGTCCGCATAAGACGCTCGACGTCGTCGAACTCCTCGAAGTTCAGAACCCGGCGCACGTCCTGTTCGATCGCCTCGCCACTCTCGCCGGCTTCAGCACGACGCAACCGCTCTCGAGCGGTATCGCGATGTTCGTCGGCCTGCCGGAACGTGATTTTGAGCGTGTTTTCAGTCATGGTGTTCGACCTCCTCGATGAACCGGTCCCGGAGTTCCATACGAGTGTGCGAGAACGTCACGAAACCCGACCGCCTCTCGCAACTTTCGATCGAGTTCATCGTCGATAACGCCGGATGCGTGTAGCTCCGAGATCACTCGTTTCCGTCGCTCGGGAACCGTATTCTGTTCGATTCGAAGGATCGTTTTCGCGATGTCGAGCGTCGCTGCGGTGAGCTTCTCGAACTTCCGTTCGACTGCGTCTCGACGGAACCTGTTCGCGTCCGAACGATACTCCGACCGCGACATGTTCTGGAGTTCGCGCAGATCGGACACGTTCCGTTCGATGTCTTCGACGGCGTCTGCGATCCGGTGGACCAGCTCGGCTGGCGGGCCATCGGCATCACCCATGTCAGGACGGCCCCTCTCGAAGCCGTTCGGCGGCAGCAGCGATGCGAGCACGTGCGTCTCTCCGTGATGGTGAGTCTCCCGCCACCTCCCGCTCGAGTTCCCTTCGGCGACTGTCCGAACCGACGATCACGTCCCCATCGTCGAACGCGACCCATGCGAACTGGGGTGGCATCGAGTGGACGTCGACGACGTCCACGTCGGTCGGGAGTACCCCGTCGACGTCGGACACGAGCCGAAGGTATACGTCGCTGTATCCGTCGTCCCCGGGACGGTGATCGTCGAACTCGACGGCCACGTCGACGTCGCTTCGGTCGTCCATCGAGCCGCGTGCGGCCGATCCGAACACCATCGCAAACGAGACGGGATGGCCGTCGAGCACGCTCCGAAGCGTCCGCCGGATCGAATCCGCGACGCCGTCCGTCGGATCGCTATCGGTCATACTCGAGACGTGGCCGCGAAACACCAATAGTGTTACCCGTCGTCGCGGATGTGCGGCGAACTCGTCCCGAAAGATCGTCTCAATCCAGGAGTCGCGGCACACCCTCGAGATCGCCGCGCCGATCTCCGGCGAGGTACTCCTCGTAGTAGCCCAGCCCGCGAACGGCGGTGAGCAGTCTCGAGAGCGCGCCGAAGGCGAGGCGGTCTCTCGTCGGGAGGTCCCGCTCGGGGCGTTTGATCCCGCTGGGTCTCGGTGGGACGCCGGGCGTACCGTAGCGGTCGGGGTGAAAGCGCTGGAGCTGACAGAGCCCGCGGCCGACGCGGCGATCCTTTTTGACGTGCGCCCGGAGGCTGTTTCTCGTCGGGTGGTACATCGTCACGTCCGCGGCGAAGTGGAGATCGTACCCCGCATCGTGAACCCGGTTGCCGAACTCCTTGTCGCCGCCGGACTCGAGGCGGTGATCGAACAGGCCCACGTCCTCGAAGACGGCTCGGCGGACGAACAGACAGCAGGTCGGGGCGAACTGCTGGGACTCGAGGTAGCCTTCGACGGGAAAGCCCGTGTGGTGATCGTAGCGGGCCGGGAGCGGCGGGTTCTCGGGGAGGGTGAGCTCGACGTTACAGCCCACGTAGTCGGCATCTGTGGACTGGAGGGTGTCGAGGGCGGACTCGAGCCAGTCCTCGGGGACGGTCATGTCGGCGTCGACGAACGCGAGGATTTCGCCGTCGGTGTTTCGGATGCCGGTGTTGCGGGCCGCGTAGGAGGACTGGATCTCGCGTTCGTGGACGAGGGTGAGATGGTCGTGGTCTTTGTCGTAGGTGCGAACTATCTCCGGGGTGCGGTCGGTGGAGTCGTTGTCGACGACGACTATCTGGTGGGGATGATCGGTGGACTGAGCGACGAGGGAGTCGATGGTGGCTCGGATACCGTCGGGGTCGTTGTAAACGGGGATGACGATCGAGACCGCCGGGTGAGCCATCGCTGGCAACGACGGGAGTTGGATGAATAAATCCGTTGATATACCTGATTCGACGGATCAGGTGGCGTCGGCGGCGTCTAGCACGTCGTGATACAGTTCGTCGCTGATCCAGAACCCTTCGGCTCGAAGCCGATCGAGTTCGTTCCAGACCTGTTCGGGGGCGGTGACGCCGTCGAACTGCTCTCGAAGGAGATCGAGTCGGCCGATCAACGCCAAATTGAGAAGCGGCGACGTGTCCGCGACGACGAGTTCACCGTCGGGCATACTCGAGGTCTTCGTCGAGTTCCGCCGCGGTGTAGTGGCGATCGACCTCGCGGTCTCCGAGCAGGCGATGGAACTCGCGACGCGACAGCCCCGAGAGTTCCCGTGCTTTGCCAACCGAGAGGATACCCTCGCGATACAGCGCCACGGCCAACTCGCGACGCACCACGTCCTCTCGTTCGCCCTCGGGGACGTTCAGCGCCTCGTAGACGTCCGTCGGGAGATCGATCGTTCCCATAGGTACTGATTCGCGGAGTCGATATAAAGGCCTTTGGCGGGTCGATGGTCTCGACTTCCCGCCGCCGTCGGTCCAGTCGCACTCCGCTCTGAGAGCGGCGTTCGAAGACGGTTCGTCGGACGAACAGACAGCACGTGGGGGCGAAGTGGTGGGACTCGAGGTAGCCTTCGACGGGAAAGCCCGTGTGGTGATCGTAGCGGGCCGGGAGCGGCGGGTTCTCGGGGAGGGTGAGCTCGACGTTACAGCCCACGTAGTCGGCATCTGTGGACTGGAGGGTCTGGAGGGCGGACTCGAGCCAGTCCTCGGGGACGGTCATGTCGGCGTCGACGAACGCGAGGAGGTCGCTGTCGGTGTTGCGGATGCCGGTGTTGCGGGCCGCGTAGGAGGACTGGATCTCGCGTTCGTGGACGAGGGTGAGGTGGTCGTGGTCTTTTTCGTAGGAACGGACGATCTCCGGGGTGCGGTCGGTGGAGTCGTTGTCGACGACGACTATCTGGTGGTTGGTGGCGGTTTGAGTGAGGAGGGACTCGAGGGTGGTCTGGATGCCCTCGGGGTCGTTGTAGACGGGGACGACTATTTCAACAGTCGGCCGGCTCATTCGAACTCTTCAATCAGCTCTCGCGTGGCCGTCCGCACCGCCTGATCACTGGTCAAGGACGGTGACCAGCCGAGCGCAGAGGCCTTCTCAATCGAGAGGCGCATTTTCGGCACGTCACCTGTCCATCCTCGGTCTCCCCCTGTATATTGATACTCGGGATCACAATCCAGTTCCTCACTGACGATATCGGCGATTCTGTTTACAGAAGTCGTCGTTCGCGTCCCGAGGTTATATATATTCATCGGCTCGTCCGCTTGTTCAAAGACAGTGAGCATTCCCTCAATACAGTCGTCGATGTGCAAATACGACTTTTTCTGTCGACCGTTCCCAAGTATCTCTAGTTGCTCGGGGTCCCGTGTGAGTTTCTCGATAAAGTCTGGGATGACCGCGCCACGAAGCCGAGGGCCGACGACGTTAGCGAACCGGAATGCGTAGACGGATAGGTCGTGGGAGTGGCCATACGCCGAACACAGTCCCTCGTTAGCCAGTTTCGAGGAACCGTACAAACTGATCGGTTCGAGCGGGGCATAATCTTCGGGCGTCGGTCGAGGCGCTTCGCCGTATACCGTCGAAGAAGAGGTATAAACGAGTTCACCGACGTCATGTTCCCGCATAGCTTCGAGGATGTTGTACGTGATCTTCGTGTTGAATTCGAATTGTTTGCGCGGCTGATCTGAATTGACTGCCTTCGATGCGGCCAGGTGGAAGACGACGTCGAATCCCGACGAGAGGACATCCGACACAACAGTTTGATCACGGAGATCACCCCGGACCAGAGTCGCGTCGTCGGAAACCCAGTTCGCCTGTCCAGACGAGCAGTCATCGACGACAGTGACCTCGTTCGATTTGACCAGCCGTTCAACGAGGTGTGAGCCGACGAACCCCGCCCCACCGGTTACAAGTATGCGTTTATGTTTCATACGATCTTTCTCACCACTACGATAGCAAAGCGAACTATTGCGATTGAGAAAACAGTTATTATATCCCCGGAGTCAAATCGGTAACCCAGAGTGGAGAGAACGAAGCCGTGAACGTATTGTACTATCTCGACTGGTTTCCCAAGCTCTCGCAGAGTTTTGTCCTCAACGAGATCCACTACCTCGTCCAGAATGGACACAACGTCGCCGTATTCTCGCTAAACGAACCCGACACAGACGTCGAACACGACGAGTTGAACGACATTGATATCGAGGTTGTGTACGCTGACGAACCGTCGGTAACGTCCGTTCCCAAGACGCTCTCCCGGAGCATCGTCGACGATCGTGTCTCGTACGAACCGTTCTTTCGCCGTCCGCGGCGACGGTTCGGAACTCGATATCTCACGAAGCAGTGTCTGGACTTCATCGAGACACTTCCGTACGACATCGATCACGTCCACTCGCACTTCGCTCGGTGGAACAAGATTCCTGCCGCACTGGTTGCCGACGCCGGCGGCGCAACCTCGAGTCTTACGACGCACGCGTACGACCTTTACGCCTCGCCGGACGAGGAGGCATTGAAGTTCACGTGTGACGCGTTCGACTCAGTTTTCACGATCTCTGAATACAACAAACAATTTATTGACGCTGAAATTGATCCAGACGCCACTGTCGAAGTCGTCCGAATGGGAATTCGAACCGAAAAGTTCCAGCCGACAGAGACGCCGGACGAACCCCGACTCCTGACAATCGCACGGTTCGTGGAAAAGAAGGGAATCGAGTACGCGCTCTACGCGGTCGCCGCCGTCGTTGATGACTACCCGGAACTAGACTACCGAATCATCGGCTCGGGTCCTCGAAAGCAGCGATACCAGGAGATTATCGCGGAAGAGGGAATTGAGGACAACGTGACATTTCTCGGCTCGGTGAGTGATGACCAGTTAATCGACGAGCTTGACCGGGCAAAGGCATTTCTCCTCCCTTGTATCGTTGCCAAGGACGGTGACCGAGATGGGATCCCGGTTGTGCTTATGGAAGCAATGGCTATGAAGACACCCCCGATCACGACGAACGTTTCAGGAATTCCTGAACTAGTTAGTGACTCTGAAAATGGCTTCCTTGTTAATCCGAGAGATACTCATGCTATATCTTCGAAGATTTATACTGTACTACGTGGGGATGAAGAAATAAATAAAATCAGACGGAAGTCTAGAAAAACTATAGAAGAAACATACGACATCTATACCAAGGAAAAAGATCTTGGAAGATTATTTATGGCTACTTAACTGACGCCAACAATCATGTAAAACACATAGTTTCGAATTATAATCACGTCAATTCATTCAAGTACGAAGTGTTCTCTTTGGAAAGATTTGCAAGTTCCTTTGATCGGGGGCCCACATGATTGAAATCCGATTTGTCACAAATGTATTTCTCTGAAAGATCGATGATCGAATCAAGGTCATCTTTAATTTTGAATGGGTCGAATATGTCTATATCTAGGTTTAATAATTCCAAAACACCTTCTATCTTATGCGTATTTGCACGGAACGGTATTATCGGAACTCCCCCTTTGGCTGCGAATATAGTTGGGTGATATCTTCCACCGATATACACAGAAGCGTTCGACACGAGCGAAATTGTATGTGGGATTGATGTATTCAAACCAACTATATCTATACCTAACTGTTCCGCAACCGGTGTCAGTAACTCTTCGTCTGACTCTGCAGATACCACTAATAGGATATTTGGAACGACTTTCTGAAGCCGTTTACACAGATGAATGTATGATTCAACATCATATCTGGATTTAGTTGGATATATAGAGTTGCCAGCTACACATATGTACTGGCGTCTAGGATCAAAGCACTGGCTTGAATATGGTCGAATATTCACTTTGTCTGATTGTATGTCTTCATATAATTCCTCTTCACCAACTTGTTTATCATAATAGAAACCTGGATCAGCACTGACTCGATAGTTAGAACATAGTTCTTTGTGTTTTTTAGCCGACACTGGCTCTCTAAACACAACGCCATCCAACATCGGATAGATATTCTCGACCATATGATAAAGATCATTATCAGTGATATCTAGTGTATGGTTTGTCATAATACATTTGGTATTCAAATACTTTTTTGCTAAATAAGCAATAAAGAATAGCCCCCTAGTACATCGGTCATGGCTGGAATATGTCAATCCTTCTCCATTTATGACGACAACATCTGCTGATCGAATATTTTCTACTTCTTTTTGGAATAAATCCTCTTCAATTACCATATTTGCATATTTGCCGAACTTTTCATAGGACCGAGGTATAATATCACCGATTGTATTAAAAGATCGATAAGCAGATACTGGATCTCGGTTCATTAAATTAGCGATTGTGTCAATAATTTGGCGTCCTGAATATCTTATTGTTCGATTATTAATCCTCTTGTTAGGAATACGTAAACTCCTTTTATATGATGTTTCTACTATATTCCCACCTTCTTTCCTAATAAGTGTTCGGAGAGCCCTAGTGGTTGCTTGTGATCCCCAATTCAGCCCACTAGAAGTGTCGTTCACAAAGTATATATCCATGGTTGTACCTGTATCTTTCTGTTACGGAAAATTGTTTCGGTAAATTCGGAATGCGAATTCATAACCTGATATTGTAATCGGAAAGATTAACAACATACGTAATCGCTGCGGCCTGGAAAACAGAGTTCGTGGTTCCAGCCGATAGAAGGTTCGACATCACATCAAACTTCTCCTGAAAGTCTCGCTCAAGCCACTGCTGTACTCGCTTAGTATCCGCATCACATAAAACCTGAAGCGCAAGGGCAATGTCTATTCCTGGTGTCATAGCACCATAATGCCCATCGTACTCGGCTACCTGTGAAGTAGTATCTGTTGCACAGATTTCTTCAATGGGTAGTTCTGTATCTAGATCCGACCATAATCCCATCACAGCCAGATTCAACTTGAGTTGTGCTAACCCGAGTAGATTCACGGGATGATAGCCAATTTCCTTTTGCTTTCTACTAGGTGAGTATGAATAGAGCCGGGAGAGTACATCATTAGCCAATAAACGCCAGTGACGCGGTTCCTGAAGCACTGTTCGAACTATTCGACCGAATGGGGGTCGAATATAATGCTTGATAATTCCATCATCATGGAGACATATGTTGGACTCAAGTTGAGCAGTAAACTTAGTGACCGTGTTTTCGACCTCTTCATGCTCCTCCGCAAGGTGAGATGCCGCACCAGCAAACAGAATCTGATGGTTTAACGTTCGATCGAATGATAACACCGAACCGTCGATTTCGACCCGTTCCCAGAGGCCGAGGCCCTCGTCGAAAGGGTGGAGCAAAACCACGTCTTTTGCCGTCTCGAGTAATTCCGGCCGGCCGAGTGTCGGTCCAGCGTGCGCTAATCCACGGACTGGAGCTGCCTGTCCGACCAAGCCATCGCAGTGATCTTTTCCCTCGACCGTTCTCGAGTGAAACGTATACCCATACGGCCGTGCTTCGTCGCTGAGCAAATAGTCGGCCGCGTCGTTGGCCGCCTCGGCGAACACCTCGTCGCCGGTGATCTCGTACACCTTCGACAGCGTCGTCAGCCAGTGTGAGGTCGTCCGCACGGGCGTCTCCGGCTCGTCGTAGACCCCGTTTCGCCCCGGTGGAAACGACCCGTCCTCGCGCTGGAGCTCGAGCGCCGCCCGCGCGCTCCGTTCCAGCAGCTCGTGGAGCGTGATCGTCTCCCCCTCCGTATCCGAATCGGGCTCTGACATCCGTCGTGGTAATAGACTCGAGGCGACGCCGATATAAGTTCCTCGGGACCGACTTTGAGGCCATCCCTGAGCCCAGACCCCGCGGCCTCGAGTCACCCGCGGTCGACGTACTCCCGGTGACGAACGACGACCAGCACGGGAATCTCCTTGACGCCACACACCTTGGCGATGAACAGCCGGTGTTGTCCGTCGACCAGCAGGGGTTCGCCGTCACGTCCTCGATCGATCATCACCTCGTCGAGTGTGTACTTGTACGTCCGCGGGTAGTATCCCATTGGGTCGTTCGGTTGTGAATCGAAGACCTCTCGTTTGCTCTTGTATCCGTCTGTTTCGATTCGCTCGCACAACTCGTCGAGCTGTTCGCAACGCTCCCAGAGGTCCTCTTCGCTTCGAACGACCGCCCGCCACGTCTCGTCGTGTCCATCTTGGCGGAGTCGCTCGAGTGATTTCTCGACGTACTCCGTCTCTTTCCACGGAACGTCGCGCTCGAAGTGGCCTTCGATCGCCTGGTAAAGCAGTTCGTCGGCAATACGGTGTTCTGGTGACTTCGACTCGAGATCTCAGTCTCCGCCGACGATCCGGCCGACATCCTTCCATCGACTGCGGTTGGTTCGTTCGTGGCGAGCGGATCGATATCGAATGTCGGCCGGATCTACGTACTCGATCTCGTAGGGTTCCGGAACCGTCTCGTATCGGTGCCCATTGACGAACGAGCGGATTCGTAGCCACGCACGGGAGCCGAACACCCGTTCCGAACACTGATACGAGATCTGGTCCGCGGCTCTGAACAGTAGTTCTCGCGGGCCGCGTTCGGAATACACTTCTTTGGCGCGTTCGAACGGACTGGTCACACGATAGTAGAGTCACGGATAGGAGTTCAAATCTGTACTGATTCCGATTTGTGAACGAACGGAGGCGTCAGCGACGATTACGACGATGAAAGGACTCACTCGCAGGGCACGACGGGTTTACCGCGAGGAAGGGCTTGTTCCGACAGTCGAGAAAACGGCTCGTTTCGTTCCCCGATATGCTCGACACGTACTCGGGGAGAACGGAATGTACGGAAGCCCACGATATCGATGGCTGCTGATTTGGTGGAACTCCCGTCCCTACTCCGCCGTCGCCGACCCCTTCAAAATCGTCCGCGTCGATCCGACCGAGATCACCCACGTCACCGGTCGAGGACCGAACCCGGGCCGATTCCAGTGGCAGGATCTCGGAAACGTCCAGGGAGGTGACTGGGACCAAAGCGACGAACGCGTCGAAGACCTGCCTGTCGTCCAGGCACTCCGGCAGCGCTTCGAGGACGGTACGGACTGGGAGGACATCGAGTTCATCCAGCACGTCCTCGAGCAAGCCGAGCGCGGACACGTCATCTGGCGAGGCTGTGCGAACGAGGACGACGTGTGGGAGGCGTGTGCTCGAGTCGACCGCCTCTACGAGCGCATCCGAGACCAGGGATACCGAAGCAAGCAGGAACTCGTCCAGCAGGAGGGACTGTCCCCAGACAAGTACGCCGATGGCGACCGGTTCAACTGCTACGACGAGGTCGTCGTCGACGTCGGTCGCGACGGTCAGTTTCTCTTCGTCGACGGACGGCACCGGCTCGCGATCGCGAAGATTCTCGAGCTCGAGGAGATACCAGTTCGAATCTCGGCTCGACACGAGCAGTGGCAGCAAATACGGGAAACAGTCGCCGAAACGCCGCGGTCCGAACTCTCTGGAGAGGTCGAACAGCATCTCGACCATCCCGACTTGGAAAATCTTCTCGAGAGAGAGTGTTCCAGCTGACGACGTATATCACGTCTCGAGTACGTTCTCGAGCGTTCGCTCGAGATGACCGATGTCGACGACGATATCGGTCGAGTCGGGCTGGCACTGAATCGGTTGGTAGTCGACACCCACGGTGTCGGCCAGCCGTTCGTACGGGTCTTTGACCTTTGACCCGAACAGTTCGAACACGGTTGCGTCGTCACAGTAGATCAGGTCGGTCAGTCCGGCCCCATGTGCACCGACGACGGCGTCGGCCTCGTGGAACAGTTGGACGTTCTGTGCGACGCTCTGGTTCTCGAGGACGTAAGGCTCGAAGTCATACCGTGAAAGTGCGTCAACAACCTCCTGCTCGTTGACGACCTGCCGTTCGATCGCGTTCGAACGGGAAATGTAGACGTTACTCCCGGTGTCGATCGAGTCCGTATCCGGATCGGCGTTCTCGAGAATCGTTTCACGGATCCAGCGGTAGTCCGCCGTGGTCTGTTCCGGAAAGGACGGCACGATGACGTTCGACCCTCGGTATACCGTACTCGTCGCCCGTTCGATTTTCCGTTCCGGGACTCCGAGCAGCTCGAGCGTTTCGTCGACGTAGGCTGGGGCGTCCGACCAGACGATATACGTTACTTCGTCGTTCGTCTGTTCCTCGTATGCTCGGGCGTATCGAATCCGCGGCAGTGTCTCTATCGTCCAGTGATAGTAATTGATATAGCGGTAGGAAAGTGGACAGATCGTATCCAGCGTTCTCGCTCGCTCCTCGAGTGCATCCGTGTTCCCGGTGACGACGTTTCTGGCCAGGTCGACACCATCGACGAATCCGTGTCGGACGAGTGATTTGATCACGCCGTTTTTGTCATCGTCAGCAGGCCCGACTGACTCGTCGACAGGATTCCCCGCGTTGGTCAACACAAGTCCAGTTGTCGGAAAAACGTATCCCTGATTGATGTTCGCAGCAAAGGGGGTCGACACAGTGTTCGCCCCATCGAGATGAGCCACAACGCTTGCCCGCTCGAGTAATTCCTGACGGGAGACTGACCGGAGATCCCCCTGTTTGAATAGACGACGAAACACGGGTGGAGCAAGGACGCTTCTCGATACCAGTTCGAACGACGCTTTGACAGCACTAGCACCTCCTTCTTGATCTATTTTCCGCCTAAATTTCCGATACGAAAAGTCTCTCGGGGCCCACATCTAGTCGAGACTTCCGTTCGTGGCTCTTAAGTACACAGGTTTCTC contains:
- a CDS encoding PIN domain-containing protein, with the translated sequence MACLDTSFLIDVLDGAAAARETMEELDREGERHGVTPVAAAELWIGANLGSAREFRRTEELLESLLWLEVDRSVARRAGRIQAELIESGSELGFNDCLIAATAIEHGQELVTGDSDFDRVPELRVRTY
- a CDS encoding antitoxin VapB family protein, with product MGSKNISIPEDVYEKLREERRADESFGEAIDRLLGRRQLAEFWGAWDEKTADRARAAIETSRERTDDRLERLYD
- a CDS encoding transcriptional regulator, which codes for MTENTLKITFRQADEHRDTARERLRRAEAGESGEAIEQDVRRVLNFEEFDDVERLMRTSNLELVEAIAEHEPESIRDAASVVGRDYREVHRNLEELESLGVVEFEISGRSKKPILRGDVDTIDVSIQFPPTKDGERQGASA
- the hepT gene encoding type VII toxin-antitoxin system HepT family RNase toxin, translated to MGDADGPPAELVHRIADAVEDIERNVSDLRELQNMSRSEYRSDANRFRRDAVERKFEKLTAATLDIAKTILRIEQNTVPERRKRVISELHASGVIDDELDRKLREAVGFRDVLAHSYGTPGPVHRGGRTP
- the mntA gene encoding type VII toxin-antitoxin system MntA family adenylyltransferase antitoxin — its product is MTDSDPTDGVADSIRRTLRSVLDGHPVSFAMVFGSAARGSMDDRSDVDVAVEFDDHRPGDDGYSDVYLRLVSDVDGVLPTDVDVVDVHSMPPQFAWVAFDDGDVIVGSDSRRRELEREVAGDSPSRRDARARIAAAAERLREGPS
- a CDS encoding glycosyltransferase, whose amino-acid sequence is MAHPAVSIVIPVYNDPDGIRATIDSLVAQSTDHPHQIVVVDNDSTDRTPEIVRTYDKDHDHLTLVHEREIQSSYAARNTGIRNTDGEILAFVDADMTVPEDWLESALDTLQSTDADYVGCNVELTLPENPPLPARYDHHTGFPVEGYLESQQFAPTCCLFVRRAVFEDVGLFDHRLESGGDKEFGNRVHDAGYDLHFAADVTMYHPTRNSLRAHVKKDRRVGRGLCQLQRFHPDRYGTPGVPPRPSGIKRPERDLPTRDRLAFGALSRLLTAVRGLGYYEEYLAGDRRGDLEGVPRLLD
- a CDS encoding UPF0175 family protein; the protein is MGTIDLPTDVYEALNVPEGEREDVVRRELAVALYREGILSVGKARELSGLSRREFHRLLGDREVDRHYTAAELDEDLEYARR
- a CDS encoding NAD-dependent epimerase/dehydratase family protein, encoding MKHKRILVTGGAGFVGSHLVERLVKSNEVTVVDDCSSGQANWVSDDATLVRGDLRDQTVVSDVLSSGFDVVFHLAASKAVNSDQPRKQFEFNTKITYNILEAMREHDVGELVYTSSSTVYGEAPRPTPEDYAPLEPISLYGSSKLANEGLCSAYGHSHDLSVYAFRFANVVGPRLRGAVIPDFIEKLTRDPEQLEILGNGRQKKSYLHIDDCIEGMLTVFEQADEPMNIYNLGTRTTTSVNRIADIVSEELDCDPEYQYTGGDRGWTGDVPKMRLSIEKASALGWSPSLTSDQAVRTATRELIEEFE
- a CDS encoding glycosyltransferase, which produces MNVLYYLDWFPKLSQSFVLNEIHYLVQNGHNVAVFSLNEPDTDVEHDELNDIDIEVVYADEPSVTSVPKTLSRSIVDDRVSYEPFFRRPRRRFGTRYLTKQCLDFIETLPYDIDHVHSHFARWNKIPAALVADAGGATSSLTTHAYDLYASPDEEALKFTCDAFDSVFTISEYNKQFIDAEIDPDATVEVVRMGIRTEKFQPTETPDEPRLLTIARFVEKKGIEYALYAVAAVVDDYPELDYRIIGSGPRKQRYQEIIAEEGIEDNVTFLGSVSDDQLIDELDRAKAFLLPCIVAKDGDRDGIPVVLMEAMAMKTPPITTNVSGIPELVSDSENGFLVNPRDTHAISSKIYTVLRGDEEINKIRRKSRKTIEETYDIYTKEKDLGRLFMAT
- a CDS encoding polysaccharide pyruvyl transferase family protein, which produces MDIYFVNDTSSGLNWGSQATTRALRTLIRKEGGNIVETSYKRSLRIPNKRINNRTIRYSGRQIIDTIANLMNRDPVSAYRSFNTIGDIIPRSYEKFGKYANMVIEEDLFQKEVENIRSADVVVINGEGLTYSSHDRCTRGLFFIAYLAKKYLNTKCIMTNHTLDITDNDLYHMVENIYPMLDGVVFREPVSAKKHKELCSNYRVSADPGFYYDKQVGEEELYEDIQSDKVNIRPYSSQCFDPRRQYICVAGNSIYPTKSRYDVESYIHLCKRLQKVVPNILLVVSAESDEELLTPVAEQLGIDIVGLNTSIPHTISLVSNASVYIGGRYHPTIFAAKGGVPIIPFRANTHKIEGVLELLNLDIDIFDPFKIKDDLDSIIDLSEKYICDKSDFNHVGPRSKELANLSKENTSYLNELT
- a CDS encoding glycosyltransferase family 61 protein, whose product is MTNAGNPVDESVGPADDDKNGVIKSLVRHGFVDGVDLARNVVTGNTDALEERARTLDTICPLSYRYINYYHWTIETLPRIRYARAYEEQTNDEVTYIVWSDAPAYVDETLELLGVPERKIERATSTVYRGSNVIVPSFPEQTTADYRWIRETILENADPDTDSIDTGSNVYISRSNAIERQVVNEQEVVDALSRYDFEPYVLENQSVAQNVQLFHEADAVVGAHGAGLTDLIYCDDATVFELFGSKVKDPYERLADTVGVDYQPIQCQPDSTDIVVDIGHLERTLENVLET